A single genomic interval of Lathyrus oleraceus cultivar Zhongwan6 chromosome 7, CAAS_Psat_ZW6_1.0, whole genome shotgun sequence harbors:
- the LOC127102948 gene encoding uncharacterized protein LOC127102948: MFDGASNALGNGVGAVITSPTGFHIPFTARICFECINSMVEYEACIYGTEDVMDLRIKYLEVYGDSTLVISQINKDWETHHPNMIPYREHMMKLIPYFEEITFDHIPREENHLADALATLASMFKVKWENKAPSISIMRLDEPAFCYTNDEVQDNKPWFNDIKRYLEK, encoded by the coding sequence ATGTTCGACGGTGCTTCAAATGCTTTGGGAAACGGTGTAGGAGCTGTCATTACTTCTCCCACGGGTTTTCATATTCCTTTCACTGCCAGAATCTGTTTCGAATGCATAAATAGCATGgttgaatatgaagcttgcatctATGGGACTGAAGATGTTATGGATTTGAGGATCAAGTATCTAGAAGTATATGGAGACTCTACTCTGGTCATCAGCCAAATCAACAAAGATTGGGAGACCCATCACCCAAATATGATCCCATACCGAGAGCACATGATGAAATTGATTCCATACTTTGAGGAGATCACATTTGATCATATTCCAAGAGAAGAGAATCATTTAGCAGATGCACTGGCCACTCTGGCATCCATGTTCAAAGTTAAATGGGAGAATAAGGCACCCTCCATCAGCATTATGAGGTTGGATGAGCCAGCTTTTTGTTACACTAATGATGAAGTGCAGGATAATAAACCCTGGTTTAATGATATCAAAAGATACCTTGAGAAATAG